In Silene latifolia isolate original U9 population chromosome X, ASM4854445v1, whole genome shotgun sequence, the following proteins share a genomic window:
- the LOC141618906 gene encoding ankyrin repeat protein SKIP35-like: protein MENDMEREMFGCKVELELCDIEERASEMEIDRSGNECKFPEAGEGSDVVFAREGPLYNEGSVMSNGCPFGAKKQKLKVVSSQAGKKGNMENERKISRQDRIELGKLFDSALGSHEWDLAESLIRLADPQTLNDFLCFSLDSIWFLCTHEEFLGISDVIKKIIANGAYDFTRAALRTSFLASCVSACQSRTMNLADTVTLMEQRLRERLQECNGDDVLKAEAGAKVQKFTEWALKCIGFHSRCDENRDKVHHDSAAEIQLQLSAFKVFLDLAGNNLTGKDFTEAFDAACFPLTLFSSSFDPGWSCGTSASAIQGLLGILVEGGADNVNQCFLEASRFGSTELVRILLQIAQRNSLDVDVDLALGFAAHYCKIGTMECLVEEGNAMAFLGPLMRAAERGCLPVVHWFVGRGCQDMELCLALTAATSSSQVEVAAYLLTQVPQHVLSALSIEILKAAGERSGGSLEGVAFLLQSNFLGDPALTYSVADGIARSDDDSVAPILRLYLEQHWSEAALAKGLLQGQEDFVNMVRVVNRGESPLSLRDLPVPLRVAIAYLPLYRECIKAGGTLLSQNLRGQLVEAVRRLGGGVLGEPTQTQELLAVLEHHVRPFLPDMHSTS, encoded by the exons ATGGAAAATGATATGGAAAGGGAAATGTTTGGTTGTAAGGTTGAACTTGAACTTTGTGATATAGAGGAAAGGGCTTCTGAGATGGAAATTGATCGAAGTGGAAATGAATGTAAGTTCCCGGAGGCAGGTGAAGGAAGTGATGTAGTATTTGCGAGGGAAGGACCACTATATAATGAGGGCTCAGTGATGTCCAACGGTTGTCCGTTTGGTGCGAAAAAGCAGAAGTTGAAAGTGGTTAGTTCTCAGGCGGGGAAGAAAGGAAATATGGAAAATGAGAGAAAGATCAGTAGACAAGATAGGATTGAACTAGGAAAACTGTTTGACAGTGCTTTGGGTTCTCATGAGTGGGATCTAGCGGAAAGCTTGATACGATTGGCAGATCCTCAGACTCTCAATGATTTCCTTTGCTTTTCTTTGGATTCCATCTGGTTTCTTTGCACACACGAGGAATTCCTTGGTATTAGTGATGTTATTAAGAAGATAATTGCTAATGGAGCTTATGACTTCACAAGAGCAGCTCTTCGTACTTCATTTCTTGCATCTTGTGTGTCCGCATGCCAGAGCCGAACAATGAACCTAGCAGATACTGTTACTTTAATGGAACAGAG GTTGCGTGAGAGACTTCAGGAATGCAATGGTGATGATGTCTTGAAGGCAGAAGCTGGTGCTAAGGTGCAGAAGTTCACAGAGTGGGCTTTGAAATGCATTGGTTTTCATTCTCGGTGTGACGAGAACAGGGACAAAGTTCATCATGACTCGGCTGCTGAGATTCAACTTCAGTTGTCTGCCTTTAAAGTATTTCTTGACCTTGCTGGAAATAATCTTACTGGAAAGGACTTCACAGAAGCCTTTGATGCCGCTTGCTTCCCACTAACTCTTTTCAGTAGTTCATTTGATCCGGGATGGTCCTGTGGAACTTCTGCTTCTGCTATTCAAGGACTTCTGGGTATTCTAGTTGAGGGTGGTGCTGACAACGTGAACCAGTGCTTCCTTGAAGCCTCACGTTTTGGTAGCACAGAATTAGTGCGCATCCTGTTGCAG ATTGCCCAGAGAAATAGCTTGGATGTCGACGTTGATCTGGCCTTAGGATTTGCTGCACACTATTGCAAGATTGGGACGATGGAATGTTTAGTTGAAGAAGGTAATGCCATGGCTTTCTTGGGACCTTTAATGAGGGCGGCTGAGAGAGGATGCTTGCCTGTCGTCCACTGGTTTGTAGGAAGAGGATGCCAAGACATGGAGCTCTGCCTTGCTCTTACGGCCGCTACATCAAGCAGCCAAGTGGAGGTTGCCGCCTACCTTCTAACACAAGTTCCCCAACATGTCCTATCGGCTCTGAGCATAGAAATCCTTAAAGCTGCTGGTGAGCGAAGTGGGGGATCCCTCGAGGGGGTTGCGTTCCTTCTCCAGTCAAATTTCTTAGGGGATCCTGCCCTCACGTATTCTGTTGCCGATGGCATTGCGCGGTCGGACGATGATTCGGTTGCCCCTATACTCCGTCTATATCTCGAACAACATTGGTCGGAGGCTGCTCTCGCCAAAGGGTTATTACAAGGCCAAGAAGATTTCGTTAACATGGTTAGGGTTGTAAATCGAGGAGAGAGTCCTCTTTCTTTACGGGATCTCCCAGTTCCATTGAGGGTGGCAATAGCTTACTTACCATTGTACAGAGAATGCATCAAGGCAGGCGGCACCTTACTATCCCAGAATCTGAGAGGCCAGCTCGTTGAAGCCGTAAGAAGGCTTGGAGGCGGGGTCCTAGGCGAGCCAACCCAAACCCAAGAGCTTTTGGCCGTTCTAGAGCACCACGTTCGGCCCTTTTTGCCAGACATGCATTCGACTTCTTAA